The following DNA comes from Hordeum vulgare subsp. vulgare chromosome 3H, MorexV3_pseudomolecules_assembly, whole genome shotgun sequence.
ACCAAATCATCCATACATTTCCCAAAAAAAGTAACTACCACAGAAGAGCGAGTACAGAATTCAGATCAATATCATGTGAAAAACATTGATTGATATCTTTTTAGATCAACAGGGAGAACCCATTGATTGATATCTAACCCACAGGCTGACATTTCGGTGTTAAACTCGTAGGCAGATATCTTCGTTACCGAATTTATAAGGTGTTAAACTATGATAATTGCAAATGTGCCATGGACCATCTCACTCATAAACTCTGAACACATGGTGACTGATCGCTCGCATTATCCTAATGCATGATCCCAGACCAAAATTATACCTCCACTACAATTCAAATAGAACGTTTTCAGTTAATAATCAAAGACTTACTTCGTGGGCGGTTCCCTGTCCTTGCGTAACATCTTATCCAAATCGTCATAAGGAAACACCAAATTATGCAGGCTCGCCGCCTTGATCCATTTGGGCAGCATCTTCTTCCCGATGAGCGCGAACACCCGCTCCCGCATCGGCCCAGGGGACTCTCTGGGGTACCTCTGCAGGAAGAACTCGCAGAAGGCGAGCTCCAGCACGAACTGGCCAAGAAACCACAGCCTGGAGTGGCCGTTCCGCACGTGGCGCGTCCGCGTGCGCTCGGAGGAGGGGTCCAGGTGCTGGAAGACGAGGTAGAGGAGGACGTCGAAGTGGCGCGCGGGGCAGTCGTCGCCCTCGCCGAGCGTCTCGGAGGGGGCGAGCGGGTAGCCGAGCGCCTGCTTGGCCTCGAGGAGGTACTCGTCCATCCAGGTGCGGTCGGCGGCGGAGAGCGGCGCGGAGGGGAGGCAGGAGGAGAGGAGCGGGAGCGACTTGAGCGACAGCTGCGGGCTGTTGAGGAACCGCTGGGTGAGGCGCTCGTCGTCGAGCGGCGGCTTGAGGATGAAGCGCCGCGGCGGGTGCTTCTTCTTGGGCGAGACGGCCTTCTTCCGCTGCGCGAGCTCCCGGAGGAGCCGGCTCGGGCTGTTGGCCGGCTCGGAGGGGGAGGCCTGCGGGGGCGGAGGGGTCTGGTCGGCGGCCACGGCGAGCACGCGTACCCGGCGCCGCGTGGCGGGGAGGTGGAGCGGGAGGGGCGAGAAGGCGAGCGCCTGGAACGCCATGGCGGGCGGTGCCATGGTGGGAGGTGGCCACTGGGTTTCTCTCGCGGGGTTGGGGTTGGGGGCTGGAAGGAGGAAGAGGATAAGCGTAGAACGATAGGAAGGGGGGCCATGGAGAGCCGTCCGTTTCGCGTTGGATGGCCCAGATGTGCTGGATCCGGGCCGAATGGGTGGAAATATCTTCAGCTATCTATCCGCCTTCGAAATGACATGGCAACCCACGTGAGGCAGTGACAGTTCGCCGGCTCCATCTCGGGAGAAAAGGTAAAGTCTCCGCCGCCGATCCCTCGCCGCCGGTAGGCGGGTACTCGGGGCGCCGCCAGCTCACCGCCTTCCTGCGCGCCGCCCGTCCATGGCGAACCCGAGGAGGAGCATCGCGCTGCAAATCAACACCCAGACCCCGCCAttggcagccgccgccgccgcgccctcgtcATCCTCGCTGCCCTCGTCGCTCCTCCACTTCCTCAAGCGGCCGGCGTCCTTCCCCTTCCTGCTCTCCCTCTTCGTCTTCCTCACCTGGATCTCCCTCCACTTCCACCAACCCACCCCTTCCGCCTCCCTTCAGcgccccgtcgtcgtcgtcgaccctCAGGCCAACCTCGTCCGCTACCCCGCCGCCCTCCATCCCACCCCAATCGCCGCCGACGAACGCGGATGGCTACTCGACCCTGTCGCCGCAGCCCGGGACGCCGGCCTCCCAGGTGAGATCCTCCCTTTGCCTCGCGAATTCTATGTTTTCAGTTCTGTTCTGTGTTGTTAGCTCGCTGCAAAAGGTTgctttaagagcatctccaacagccgtgc
Coding sequences within:
- the LOC123444656 gene encoding uncharacterized protein LOC123444656, with amino-acid sequence MANPRRSIALQINTQTPPLAAAAAAPSSSSLPSSLLHFLKRPASFPFLLSLFVFLTWISLHFHQPTPSASLQRPVVVVDPQANLVRYPAALHPTPIAADERGWLLDPVAAARDAGLPDGALVCLSLHVGLIQPGGLRGNHRHHTCNETFVIWGAKTKFRLENPDVKDEGYGEAIIAADEVAIVASARSTAHALINMDVRPTFFLGCQDTPVNPNSSNTDYKVWKDL